A genomic window from Pseudocitrobacter corydidari includes:
- a CDS encoding LysR family transcriptional regulator has protein sequence MDLKRLRYFCRVVEQGSISQAAKVLNMAQPPLSKRIQELEDELQTPLFTRRGNRIEPTEAGFFLYRKACEILRQVEDTARETMEIAQKDHLQFRLGLTHLFQSYFKPLLLALYERNPNIEVNISVTDSSHLEMLLNEGAIDLALIQRPYRSEGFDFVSFDPIKLVAVISKKCLPQAPANPFDYTALADFPLVLLHRAKDSGTYEMLIDLFRKAGVNPNVIMHITQPGMILDWLESGLAAATLLPSSEVDATRLPHCHVVDVFPSPQVFYPALVKMPAANWVPEVMDLVAEGYPFNTHPSV, from the coding sequence GTGGATTTAAAACGATTACGCTATTTTTGTCGGGTGGTGGAGCAAGGCTCGATAAGCCAGGCGGCGAAGGTGCTGAATATGGCGCAACCGCCGCTCAGTAAACGTATCCAGGAGCTGGAGGACGAGCTGCAAACGCCGCTGTTCACGCGCCGGGGAAACCGCATTGAGCCCACGGAAGCCGGGTTTTTCCTCTATCGCAAAGCCTGCGAGATTTTGCGTCAGGTGGAGGACACCGCGCGGGAAACCATGGAGATCGCGCAAAAAGATCATCTGCAGTTTCGTCTTGGCCTAACGCATCTGTTTCAGTCCTACTTTAAACCGCTGCTGCTGGCGTTGTATGAGCGTAATCCCAACATTGAGGTGAACATCTCAGTCACCGATTCCAGCCATCTGGAGATGCTGCTCAATGAAGGTGCCATTGATTTAGCGCTAATCCAGCGCCCCTATCGCAGTGAAGGGTTTGATTTCGTCTCCTTTGATCCCATCAAGCTGGTGGCGGTAATCAGCAAAAAATGTTTGCCCCAGGCGCCCGCGAATCCTTTCGACTACACGGCACTGGCTGACTTTCCGTTGGTATTGCTGCATCGGGCGAAAGATTCCGGCACTTACGAGATGCTTATCGATCTGTTCAGGAAGGCGGGGGTAAATCCGAATGTGATTATGCATATCACCCAGCCGGGCATGATCCTCGACTGGCTCGAATCGGGGCTGGCTGCCGCCACGCTGCTGCCCTCATCGGAGGTAGACGCAACACGTTTGCCCCACTGCCACGTGGTTGATGTCTTCCCTTCTCCGCAGGTTTTCTATCCCGCGCTGGTGAAAATGCCTGCCGCGAACTGGGTACCGGAAGTGATGGATTTGGTGGCGGAAGGGTATCCTTTTAACACTCATCCTTCTGTCTGA
- the actS gene encoding amidase activator ActS — protein MRFLLCLFLGVVLVGCSGSKSGSGSYDGSVYTVKRGDTLSRISRATGTSVAELARLNGIKPPYTIEVGQKIKTGSSSKLLGKKSTSTAKVTPSSAVPQASWPPVGQRCWRWPTSGKVIMPYSTADGGNKGIDISGSRGQPVYAAGAGKVVYVGNQLRGYGNLIMIKHSEDYITAYAHNETLLVNNGQSVKIGQKIATMGSSDTDSVRLHFQIRYRATAIDPLRYLPPQGSKPKC, from the coding sequence ATGCGTTTTTTACTGTGCCTGTTCCTCGGCGTGGTGCTGGTGGGCTGTTCCGGGAGCAAGTCTGGCTCCGGCAGCTATGACGGTTCGGTCTACACCGTAAAACGCGGCGACACGCTGTCGCGTATCTCTCGTGCAACGGGCACCAGCGTGGCCGAACTGGCGCGTCTGAACGGCATCAAGCCGCCTTACACCATTGAGGTGGGGCAGAAGATTAAAACCGGCAGTTCCTCAAAACTGTTAGGTAAAAAATCGACCAGCACGGCGAAAGTGACGCCGTCCTCCGCCGTACCGCAGGCGTCATGGCCGCCGGTGGGACAACGCTGCTGGCGCTGGCCAACCAGCGGGAAAGTCATCATGCCGTACTCCACCGCTGACGGCGGTAATAAGGGTATCGATATTTCCGGCAGCCGTGGTCAACCGGTATACGCCGCAGGAGCCGGGAAGGTGGTTTACGTCGGCAATCAGCTGCGCGGCTACGGTAATCTGATCATGATTAAACACAGTGAAGATTACATCACCGCCTACGCGCACAACGAGACTCTGCTGGTGAACAACGGGCAAAGCGTGAAGATTGGCCAGAAGATTGCCACCATGGGCAGCAGCGATACGGATTCTGTGCGTCTGCACTTCCAGATTCGCTACCGCGCGACGGCGATTGATCCACTGCGCTACTTACCGCCGCAGGGCAGTAAGCCTAAGTGCTAA
- a CDS encoding site-specific integrase — protein sequence MAQRDNLYRRPSGIYVLRITVPVRYRALIGQREIHASTRTTHLANARAIAARLLEKWYASLEEFRQVDKEKIRGNAPLLIGAGKISLALFCDSFGVGAETVVQHLLAANVPLYALVSNQRGFLIDDFSTLERDPDTHGFVLNNIAYDGAEAAVNGYMQLYQPQFALVELLNGREVEVTAFRANNGNPLSLWLLDLPGVTLNASSLFINNVQAEKLRSAWDKALAKSEPTLSAMPCAPVGVTPTIPVAATINPYCNPTYASMTVSALLKAFLVYKNTGDIKLASEGKIRSRIEHFVEIMGDLTLGELNRDVVKDYVTKMQNMPGNLYLMRRKYKISDTQKLIEIALADGQPVMSRDAIGRHIESLGSMLKWAKSERYLFDNPAENVLAQRRVMVREQDRRDLFTDDELEQIFSADWFKKGAGRPNQYGRYTSFRPFHYWLPLLALYVGGRINELCQLYLTDIREDKNGVAYIDFNLDAPDKVMDEEAQAGGVKSLKTVNAIRQVPIHPRLIELGLLEYVDALKAAGYDRLFPELKHNKIKGYRAAASKWFNENYFGKVLGFTRDGKKTFHSLRHTFINAVDKFEINERTIAQLVGHVRGSTTAMTTYRKDADVGEQLGVISQLHYSLPDIAQFDSQAGIKAVIDARRRHKS from the coding sequence ATGGCGCAGCGTGATAATCTCTATCGACGTCCAAGCGGTATCTATGTTCTGCGGATCACCGTTCCGGTTCGTTATCGCGCCCTGATAGGGCAGCGTGAAATTCATGCATCTACCCGCACAACCCACCTTGCAAATGCCAGAGCTATTGCCGCGCGTTTGTTGGAGAAGTGGTATGCGTCTCTGGAAGAGTTCAGGCAAGTGGATAAAGAGAAGATCAGGGGCAATGCCCCATTGTTGATTGGAGCAGGCAAAATCAGCCTGGCGTTGTTTTGCGATTCATTTGGGGTTGGGGCTGAGACTGTCGTCCAGCATCTTCTGGCAGCCAATGTGCCGCTGTATGCCCTTGTATCTAACCAGCGTGGCTTTCTGATTGATGATTTCAGCACGCTTGAGCGTGATCCTGATACGCATGGGTTCGTTTTGAATAACATTGCGTATGACGGTGCTGAGGCTGCGGTAAACGGCTATATGCAGCTTTACCAGCCGCAGTTTGCCCTTGTTGAATTGCTGAACGGGCGAGAGGTTGAGGTTACGGCATTCAGGGCTAACAACGGCAATCCTCTTTCCCTCTGGTTGTTGGATTTACCCGGGGTGACGCTGAATGCAAGTTCTTTGTTCATCAACAACGTGCAAGCTGAAAAACTGCGTAGCGCTTGGGATAAGGCGCTTGCGAAATCGGAGCCAACATTAAGTGCTATGCCATGCGCTCCGGTAGGTGTAACACCAACGATTCCTGTGGCCGCTACCATCAACCCGTATTGCAACCCGACATATGCGAGCATGACGGTTTCAGCATTGCTGAAAGCGTTTTTGGTCTATAAAAATACGGGCGATATTAAGCTAGCCAGCGAGGGGAAAATTCGTTCCAGAATTGAACACTTCGTGGAGATAATGGGCGATTTAACTCTAGGCGAACTGAATCGTGACGTTGTGAAAGATTACGTCACCAAAATGCAGAATATGCCCGGTAATCTGTATTTGATGCGGCGAAAATACAAGATTTCAGATACGCAAAAGCTAATTGAAATAGCGCTAGCTGATGGTCAGCCAGTTATGAGCCGAGATGCTATTGGCAGGCATATTGAGTCACTGGGTTCTATGCTCAAATGGGCTAAGAGTGAACGTTACCTTTTTGATAACCCTGCTGAGAATGTGTTGGCTCAGCGTCGTGTGATGGTGCGTGAGCAGGATCGCCGCGACCTCTTCACCGACGATGAACTAGAGCAAATTTTCTCGGCTGACTGGTTTAAGAAAGGCGCGGGAAGGCCCAATCAATACGGACGTTATACGAGCTTCCGCCCGTTTCACTACTGGTTGCCTCTGTTGGCATTATATGTGGGCGGGCGCATCAATGAGCTTTGCCAGCTTTATCTGACGGATATTCGCGAAGATAAAAACGGGGTTGCCTATATTGATTTTAACCTTGATGCGCCGGATAAGGTGATGGATGAAGAAGCGCAGGCTGGTGGCGTTAAATCATTAAAGACGGTGAATGCGATCCGTCAGGTTCCAATTCATCCGCGACTTATCGAACTAGGGCTGCTGGAGTATGTAGATGCATTGAAAGCTGCCGGGTATGATCGTCTTTTCCCTGAGTTGAAGCACAACAAAATCAAAGGATATCGTGCCGCCGCCTCAAAATGGTTTAACGAAAACTACTTTGGCAAAGTCCTCGGTTTTACCCGTGACGGTAAGAAAACGTTCCATTCGTTGCGGCACACTTTCATCAACGCCGTAGACAAGTTTGAGATCAACGAACGCACGATTGCGCAGCTTGTTGGACATGTTCGGGGCAGCACCACCGCGATGACAACCTATCGTAAGGATGCTGATGTGGGAGAGCAATTGGGCGTGATTTCGCAGCTTCACTACAGTTTACCTGATATTGCGCAGTTTGATTCGCAAGCGGGTATCAAGGCGGTCATCGACGCGCGGCGCAGACATAAATCGTAA
- a CDS encoding NIPSNAP family protein — protein MRTVEILQYTLHKGTGTAFHTIMQDISVPLHQRHGIDVVSFGNSLHDTDCYYLIRAFDSAESMAAVLDAFYANADWHNGPRQDVIGRIETSIKTVISLPSESVEGLRG, from the coding sequence TTGAGAACCGTCGAGATACTGCAATACACCTTGCACAAAGGCACCGGAACTGCTTTTCACACCATAATGCAGGACATCAGCGTGCCCCTACACCAACGCCACGGGATCGATGTAGTATCGTTTGGTAACTCACTGCATGACACGGATTGCTATTACCTGATCCGCGCCTTTGACAGCGCTGAAAGCATGGCTGCGGTTCTCGATGCTTTTTACGCAAACGCAGACTGGCACAACGGCCCGCGCCAAGACGTCATTGGCAGAATAGAGACCAGCATTAAAACAGTTATTAGCCTACCTTCAGAAAGCGTGGAAGGGCTGCGGGGGTAA
- a CDS encoding ribbon-helix-helix domain-containing protein, with protein MKKTFKTRNAELAGIGRTSFRLEDTTWTALDMLAAKRGIRWQNWASEVLATQPDAPNRTALIRAALADELMAEQIHTIAESGSVEADSHHEIIGNGYWRLNDEQLQSELDGATIVTRDSSFAAFTLLTGYKDKSYGGSPFVIIQNELRGQLHLMIAPDVD; from the coding sequence ATGAAAAAGACCTTCAAAACACGCAATGCAGAACTTGCCGGAATTGGGCGCACGTCATTCCGGTTAGAAGACACCACATGGACGGCGCTCGATATGCTTGCGGCAAAGCGCGGGATCCGTTGGCAGAATTGGGCGAGTGAAGTTTTGGCGACACAACCTGATGCACCAAACAGGACAGCTCTGATACGTGCTGCATTGGCTGATGAATTGATGGCCGAGCAGATTCATACCATCGCTGAGTCTGGGTCAGTTGAAGCAGACTCCCATCATGAAATTATCGGAAATGGCTATTGGCGGTTAAATGACGAGCAACTACAGAGCGAGCTAGACGGCGCAACCATCGTCACACGTGATAGCTCATTTGCGGCGTTTACCTTACTGACTGGTTACAAAGACAAAAGCTACGGCGGATCACCATTCGTGATCATTCAGAACGAGTTACGCGGTCAGCTACATCTCATGATCGCTCCAGACGTTGATTAA
- a CDS encoding recombinase family protein, translating to MNSNRIYAYLRASTKDQNAERARQDLQEFATSNGVAISAWFIENESGASLARPELMKLLDIAQSGDVLLVEQVDRLSRLNAEDWEKLTGMIKGKGVRVVALDLPTSHMMVNSGDEFTTRMMQALNSMMLDMLAAIARKDHQDRKRRQAQGIKLAKAEGKFKGRQIDTGLHERVLKLRDAGWSYTEIQKATNVARTTISRIIKTNLKNIHDNII from the coding sequence ATGAACAGCAACCGCATCTACGCCTATCTTCGCGCCTCCACCAAAGACCAAAACGCTGAGCGTGCGCGTCAGGATTTGCAGGAGTTCGCCACCAGCAATGGCGTTGCTATCTCTGCGTGGTTCATTGAGAACGAGTCTGGTGCATCACTGGCTCGTCCTGAGTTGATGAAGTTGCTTGATATAGCGCAAAGCGGTGATGTTCTGCTAGTTGAACAAGTAGATCGCCTATCACGCCTTAATGCGGAAGATTGGGAAAAGCTGACTGGGATGATTAAGGGGAAAGGAGTGCGTGTTGTCGCTCTCGATCTGCCAACGTCTCACATGATGGTGAACTCCGGTGACGAGTTCACCACCCGCATGATGCAGGCGCTAAACAGTATGATGCTCGATATGTTGGCTGCTATTGCCCGAAAGGATCACCAAGACCGCAAACGCCGTCAGGCACAGGGTATTAAACTTGCGAAGGCCGAAGGAAAATTTAAAGGCCGTCAGATTGATACCGGCTTGCATGAGCGCGTGCTGAAGTTACGTGATGCTGGCTGGTCATACACAGAAATCCAGAAAGCAACAAATGTAGCGAGAACAACTATTAGCCGAATTATAAAAACAAACCTCAAAAATATTCATGATAATATCATTTAA
- a CDS encoding helix-turn-helix domain-containing protein has translation MKKTLRIQFGERVKELRIATGMSQEAFADRCGFARSYMSRIERGGSNASLDAIEVLANALSVEPWQLLASDSSEDNDPELLVPYAADGSCFHPGLASTRDGSFGVGDKAAQKRFGTFSEALEYLRSMETAKWRRPNASGNWGIVSAVRWGKLRK, from the coding sequence ATGAAAAAGACCTTGAGAATACAGTTTGGCGAGCGGGTAAAAGAACTGCGCATTGCCACAGGAATGAGCCAGGAAGCCTTTGCCGATCGGTGCGGGTTCGCACGTAGCTATATGAGCCGCATTGAACGTGGTGGTTCTAATGCGTCTCTGGATGCGATTGAGGTGCTGGCTAACGCTCTGAGTGTTGAGCCGTGGCAGTTGTTAGCGTCTGACTCATCTGAAGATAACGATCCTGAACTGTTGGTTCCATACGCAGCCGATGGTTCCTGTTTTCACCCCGGTTTGGCGAGCACCCGTGATGGTTCGTTTGGCGTAGGTGATAAAGCGGCTCAGAAGCGTTTTGGCACGTTTTCTGAAGCTCTTGAGTATCTCCGTAGCATGGAGACAGCAAAATGGCGTAGGCCCAATGCCAGTGGCAACTGGGGTATTGTTTCGGCAGTGCGGTGGGGCAAACTGAGAAAGTGA
- a CDS encoding DUF6998 domain-containing protein translates to MFLKNNHLTSYDWLNALNNLELLSLHSEILTQLRSRGVIRTKNNPVGDYAEWLVSNALGMTLLSNSSAGADAIDADGLKVQIKARRVTSDNPSRQLSALRNYEAADFDYLIAVIFDKTYNILDAYKIPHEVIRDYARHSDHVNAHIVTLKGAILTDPRVSSIKEELIVRSSASVNEAAMQTLPPEPMEEVSNQPEKITSSVTLVSLLKAIGMECFVNYYHHFADSNLSSAYIIEQMHSREGYTEKSCRGRLSKARKVIRDGLSIEALTLIADSGRIQDSVRSDALKLISVLE, encoded by the coding sequence GTGTTTTTGAAAAATAATCATTTAACATCATATGATTGGCTAAATGCGCTGAATAATCTTGAATTGCTGTCACTTCATTCCGAAATTTTAACGCAGTTGCGTTCTAGAGGTGTAATTCGCACCAAGAATAATCCTGTTGGTGACTATGCTGAATGGCTGGTTTCTAATGCACTGGGTATGACTCTTCTCAGTAATTCGTCGGCGGGTGCTGATGCCATTGATGCTGATGGCCTGAAAGTGCAGATCAAAGCGAGGAGAGTCACATCGGATAATCCTTCCCGGCAACTCAGTGCATTGCGTAACTATGAAGCTGCCGATTTTGATTATTTGATAGCCGTTATTTTCGATAAAACTTACAACATTCTTGATGCCTACAAAATCCCACATGAAGTAATACGAGATTACGCTCGGCATAGTGATCACGTTAACGCACATATCGTTACCCTCAAGGGCGCGATTCTTACTGATCCCCGAGTGAGTTCCATCAAAGAAGAATTGATTGTAAGGAGTTCGGCTTCAGTCAATGAAGCGGCTATGCAAACCCTTCCACCTGAACCTATGGAAGAGGTTTCGAATCAACCAGAGAAGATAACGAGTAGTGTTACCCTGGTCAGCCTCCTTAAGGCTATCGGGATGGAGTGCTTCGTAAACTACTACCACCATTTTGCCGATTCAAATTTATCAAGCGCTTATATCATTGAGCAAATGCACTCACGTGAGGGTTATACAGAGAAAAGTTGCCGGGGCCGTCTCAGTAAAGCGCGAAAAGTGATCAGGGATGGTTTAAGTATTGAGGCCTTGACGTTGATCGCTGACTCTGGGCGAATACAAGATTCTGTCAGAAGTGACGCGCTAAAACTTATCAGTGTTCTGGAGTGA
- a CDS encoding FAD-NAD(P)-binding protein → MKNVAIVGVGPTGIYTFHALIERGEPHAITLFEQAEEAGVGMPYNDDNNATLMLANIASIEIPPIFITYLEWLHQQSDSYLARFAIKRESLHERQFLPRVILGDYYRDRFLALVEKAERLGFDVSVREASRIADIEATENGVQLWTENRNTPEPFDYAVIATGHMWPEDDDSPRDFYPSPWTGLMDARIAPCRVGIMGASLSGLDAAMAVVSQHGKFIVEEGKTTRFQLNAQSQSLQLTLMSRSGILPEADFYCPLPYEPLAIVTEQAIAAEIAKGSEGLLNRVFQLIVSELEQADPQWSARIGLNNLNADTLSEAWFADRKKHDPFYWAQDNLEEVERNKREKHTVPWRYTVLRLHEVIEEIVPHLNEEDRKRFKKGLARVFIDNYAAIPSESIRRLLALREAGLIHIRALGSDYEMQVNDGLTTITTDDARYEFDVFIDARGQKALKTKDLPFPTLRKQLLACGDDIPDVGDDYTLQAPESVRGRIAFGALPWLMHDRPFVQGLVVCAEIGAAMAKGVEQQASGKRKKLL, encoded by the coding sequence ATGAAAAACGTGGCGATTGTCGGCGTCGGCCCGACCGGAATTTACACCTTTCACGCGCTTATTGAGCGCGGCGAACCACATGCGATTACGCTCTTCGAGCAGGCTGAAGAAGCGGGCGTCGGCATGCCCTATAACGATGATAATAATGCTACGCTGATGCTGGCGAATATTGCCAGCATTGAGATCCCGCCGATTTTCATCACTTATCTGGAATGGCTGCATCAACAGAGCGACAGCTACCTGGCGCGCTTTGCGATTAAACGTGAATCACTGCATGAGCGGCAATTTTTACCGCGCGTGATCCTCGGCGATTATTACCGTGACCGCTTTCTGGCGCTGGTCGAGAAAGCTGAGCGCTTGGGGTTTGACGTCTCGGTGCGGGAAGCGAGCAGGATTGCTGATATTGAGGCCACCGAGAATGGCGTGCAGCTATGGACCGAAAATCGCAATACCCCGGAACCCTTTGATTATGCGGTAATCGCCACCGGGCACATGTGGCCCGAAGACGATGACTCGCCGCGCGACTTTTACCCCAGCCCGTGGACCGGCCTGATGGACGCGCGCATTGCGCCGTGCCGTGTGGGCATTATGGGTGCCTCATTGAGTGGGCTTGATGCCGCCATGGCAGTCGTCTCGCAGCATGGAAAATTCATTGTTGAAGAGGGTAAAACCACGCGCTTCCAGCTTAATGCGCAAAGCCAGTCGCTTCAGCTGACGCTGATGTCGCGCAGCGGCATTCTGCCGGAAGCGGATTTTTACTGCCCCCTGCCCTACGAACCGCTGGCGATAGTGACGGAGCAGGCAATTGCAGCTGAAATTGCTAAAGGCAGTGAGGGCCTGCTGAATAGGGTATTTCAGTTGATCGTCTCCGAACTGGAACAGGCAGATCCGCAGTGGAGTGCGCGGATAGGCTTAAACAACCTGAATGCCGATACGCTCTCCGAGGCCTGGTTTGCCGATCGTAAAAAACACGATCCGTTTTACTGGGCGCAGGACAACCTGGAAGAGGTCGAACGTAATAAGCGCGAGAAGCACACGGTGCCCTGGCGCTACACCGTTTTGCGGCTGCATGAAGTGATTGAGGAGATCGTTCCGCATCTGAACGAAGAGGACCGCAAACGTTTCAAAAAAGGGCTGGCGCGCGTTTTTATCGATAACTATGCCGCTATTCCGTCTGAATCTATCCGCCGCCTGTTGGCGCTGCGTGAAGCCGGGCTGATTCATATTCGGGCGCTGGGAAGCGACTATGAGATGCAAGTCAACGATGGCCTGACGACCATTACCACCGATGATGCGCGTTATGAATTTGACGTGTTTATCGACGCCCGTGGCCAGAAGGCGCTAAAAACCAAAGACCTTCCCTTCCCCACGCTTCGCAAACAGCTTTTAGCCTGCGGCGATGACATACCGGATGTCGGTGACGACTATACCTTGCAGGCACCTGAGAGCGTGCGTGGACGAATCGCGTTTGGCGCGCTGCCGTGGCTGATGCATGACAGACCGTTTGTGCAGGGGTTGGTAGTGTGCGCGGAGATAGGGGCGGCGATGGCGAAAGGGGTGGAGCAACAAGCGTCAGGGAAGAGAAAGAAGCTACTGTGA
- the fhuE gene encoding ferric-rhodotorulic acid/ferric-coprogen receptor FhuE — MSFTYQTRETRRPFGCSPSLLALSVAMAFTPALSFAAAVNSDDTIVVEESATPGDEGQDQDYSVKTTTTGTKMLLVQRDIPQSVSVISQQRMKDQELNSIEEVLDNTTGVSVSRIDSHRTNIFSRGFFVSNFAFDDMPTFLDDRWNFGDTAGDTAIFESIEVVRGAAGLMSGTGNPSAYVNMVRKHADSREFKGSASATYGSWDKQRYVLDLQAPLTESGDVRGRVIAGYQDNDSWLERNHYRKKFITGVVDADITDSTTLSLAYDYQKSEEDSPTWGGFPSLWSDGSRTDFRREFNTAADWTYSNEDTSRVFANLTQRFDNGWEAKVNAMHAETNFDSRLMYIDGFPDKNTGLYNGALYQGAWGGWNRGERKQDSVDAFVRGGYELFGRQHQIMFGGSYSRQRNNYDNSYPVTDNYGLMDVGNIHNYDGKLAYPEWSDWALYQRDIIRQKSLYTATRLSLADPLNLILGVRWTEWSAHYNLERKPDETRDSKFDDVTPYAGLVYDINDEWSAYASYTSIFQPTSKRNANSEFLDPTTGKSYEAGVKGDWFNTRLTATLAVFRTEQDKVAVSTGQTIPGSGGQTAYKSVDGTVSKGVEFEINGALTDRWQLTFGASRYIAEDDDGVAVNPEQPRTTAKLFTRYQLPMLPELAVGGGVRWQNKTWQDIAGPNGDTRIKQGGYAVVDLFSRYQVTKNFALQANLNNLFDKEYYDYLGTYGVYGAPRNFSVSGTYNF; from the coding sequence ATGTCTTTCACTTATCAGACCCGGGAAACGCGTCGTCCGTTCGGATGCTCCCCTTCTTTGCTCGCCCTCTCCGTGGCGATGGCTTTCACGCCTGCGCTGTCATTTGCCGCCGCTGTGAACAGCGATGACACTATTGTGGTGGAAGAGAGCGCCACGCCGGGTGACGAAGGTCAGGACCAGGATTACAGCGTTAAAACCACCACCACCGGCACCAAAATGCTGCTGGTGCAGCGCGATATCCCCCAGTCGGTCAGCGTTATCAGCCAGCAGCGAATGAAAGATCAGGAGCTGAACTCGATTGAGGAAGTGCTGGATAACACTACCGGCGTGAGCGTTTCCCGCATCGACAGCCACCGTACTAATATTTTCTCACGCGGTTTCTTCGTCAGTAACTTTGCCTTCGACGATATGCCGACGTTCCTCGACGATCGCTGGAATTTTGGCGACACGGCGGGCGATACGGCGATTTTCGAGAGTATTGAAGTTGTGCGTGGCGCAGCCGGTTTGATGAGTGGCACGGGCAACCCATCGGCGTACGTCAACATGGTGCGTAAGCATGCCGATAGCCGCGAGTTTAAAGGCTCCGCTTCCGCCACTTACGGAAGCTGGGATAAACAACGTTATGTGCTGGACTTACAGGCCCCGCTGACCGAGTCCGGTGACGTGCGTGGCCGCGTGATTGCCGGGTATCAGGACAACGACAGCTGGCTTGAGCGCAATCACTACCGCAAAAAATTCATCACCGGCGTCGTGGATGCCGATATCACAGATTCCACCACCCTCTCGCTGGCCTATGATTACCAGAAGAGCGAAGAAGACAGCCCAACCTGGGGCGGCTTCCCTTCCCTGTGGAGCGACGGCAGCCGCACCGATTTCCGCCGTGAATTCAATACGGCCGCCGACTGGACCTATTCCAATGAAGATACCTCACGCGTATTTGCCAACCTGACCCAGCGTTTCGACAACGGTTGGGAAGCGAAGGTGAACGCCATGCATGCGGAAACCAATTTCGACAGCCGCCTGATGTATATCGACGGCTTCCCGGATAAAAATACCGGCCTGTATAACGGCGCACTGTACCAGGGCGCGTGGGGCGGCTGGAACCGCGGCGAGCGTAAACAGGACTCCGTGGACGCCTTTGTGCGCGGGGGTTATGAACTGTTTGGCCGCCAGCACCAGATAATGTTCGGCGGCAGCTACAGCCGTCAGCGCAACAATTACGACAACTCGTATCCGGTCACCGATAACTATGGGTTGATGGATGTCGGCAATATTCATAACTATGACGGCAAACTGGCGTATCCGGAGTGGTCTGACTGGGCGCTGTATCAGCGCGATATTATCCGCCAGAAATCGCTCTACACTGCGACGCGTCTCTCGCTGGCCGACCCGCTGAACCTGATCCTCGGCGTGCGCTGGACGGAATGGAGCGCCCATTACAATCTGGAGCGCAAACCGGACGAAACCCGCGACAGTAAATTCGATGACGTCACGCCATATGCGGGCCTGGTATATGACATCAATGATGAGTGGTCGGCCTACGCCAGCTACACCTCCATCTTCCAGCCAACCAGCAAGCGTAACGCTAACAGCGAGTTCCTCGACCCGACCACCGGGAAGAGCTATGAAGCGGGCGTGAAAGGTGACTGGTTTAACACCCGCCTGACCGCGACGCTTGCCGTATTCCGTACCGAGCAGGATAAAGTTGCTGTCAGCACCGGGCAGACCATTCCGGGCTCCGGCGGCCAGACGGCGTATAAATCGGTCGATGGCACCGTGAGTAAAGGCGTGGAATTTGAGATTAACGGCGCATTGACCGACCGTTGGCAGCTCACCTTCGGCGCATCCCGCTACATCGCAGAAGACGATGACGGCGTGGCGGTGAATCCGGAACAGCCGCGTACCACGGCGAAACTGTTCACCCGCTATCAACTGCCGATGCTGCCTGAACTGGCGGTCGGCGGCGGCGTGCGCTGGCAGAATAAAACCTGGCAGGACATTGCCGGGCCGAACGGCGATACCCGCATTAAACAGGGCGGTTATGCGGTGGTCGATCTCTTCAGCCGTTATCAGGTCACTAAAAACTTTGCCCTCCAGGCCAACCTGAACAACCTGTTCGACAAAGAGTATTACGACTATCTCGGCACTTACGGCGTGTATGGCGCGCCGCGTAACTTCTCGGTCAGCGGCACCTATAACTTCTGA